A genomic region of Deltaproteobacteria bacterium contains the following coding sequences:
- a CDS encoding response regulator, giving the protein MATNTNMRVLVVDDFSTMRRIIKNILRQLGFNNIIEADDGTTAWDILNKDQIDFVISDWNMPKMTGIELLRKVRASEEFADMPFLMVTAEAQQENIIEAVQAKVSNYIVKPFTAETLGQKIDKIFA; this is encoded by the coding sequence ATGGCGACAAACACGAACATGCGCGTCCTTGTGGTCGACGATTTCTCGACCATGCGGCGGATTATCAAAAATATCCTTCGTCAGCTCGGGTTCAACAATATTATCGAGGCCGACGACGGAACCACGGCATGGGACATCTTGAACAAGGACCAGATAGATTTCGTCATTTCGGATTGGAATATGCCCAAGATGACGGGCATAGAGTTGCTTCGAAAGGTCAGGGCCAGCGAGGAGTTTGCCGATATGCCTTTTCTGATGGTTACGGCCGAGGCCCAGCAGGAGAATATCATCGAGGCCGTCCAGGCCAAGGTTTCCAACTATATTGTCAAGCCATTCACGGCCGAGACCCTGGGTCAGAAAATCGACAAAATTTTCGCCTAG